From a region of the Mauremys mutica isolate MM-2020 ecotype Southern chromosome 12, ASM2049712v1, whole genome shotgun sequence genome:
- the LOC123346529 gene encoding olfactory receptor 1009-like, whose protein sequence is MENQTTVTEFILRNLSSDPQMQIFLFSMFLVIYLITLGSNIVIMVVIRVDSHLNTPMYFFLFHLSFVDICYSSVSVPNMLMNFLVEHKTISINGCIAQMFFILLSIGAEIFILSAMAYDRYAAICDPLRYLERMSKGICVQLVSGAWAIGFFHALLNTVFTSKLHFCGPNEINHFSCELPPLLQRSCTDTLTNQVVLLTSVVIFGSSSFLLTLISYIYIISTILRIRSAEGRRKAFSTCSSHLIVVGLWYLTAFFQYTKPSSVSSLVLDEIFSIQYSILTPMLNPIIYSLKNKEVKIALGKTLGKLKFLK, encoded by the coding sequence ATGGAAAATCAAACCACAGTGACCGAATTTATTCTCCGGAACCTTTCCAGTGACCCACAGATGCAGATTTTCCTCTTCTCAATGTTTTTAGTTATTTACCTAATCACTCTGGGTAGTAACATAGTGATCATGGTGGTGATAAGAGTTGATTCTCATCTTAACACCCCAATGTACTTCTTTCTCTTCCATTTATCCTTTGTTGATATCTGCTATTCCTCAGTCTCGGTGCCTAATATGCTGATGAACTTCCTAGTAGAGCACAAAACTATTTCTATCAATGGCTGCATTGCCCAGATGTTTTTCATCCTCCTCTCAATTGGTGCTGAAATTTTCATTCTCTCAGCCATGGCTTATGACCGCTACGCTGCCATCTGTGACCCATTGCGTTACTTGGAAAGAATGAGCAAAGGGATCTGTGTTCAGCTGGTGAGTGGGGCATGGGCAATAGGCTTCTTCCATGCCCTGCTTAACACTGTTTTTACCTCCAAGTTGCATTTCTGTGGGCCCAATGAAATCAACCATTTCAGCTGTGAACTCCCTCCTCTATTACAACGATCCTGCACTGACACCCTCACCAATCAAGTGGTGCTTCTTACTTCTGTTGTGATATTTGGGTCAAGCTCCTTCCTCCTCACGCTGATCTCCTACATTtacatcatctccaccatcctgaggaTACGGTCTGCGGAAGGCAGGCGTAAAGCtttctccacctgcagctcccaccttatTGTGGTTGGTTTATGGTACCTGACAGCCTTTTTCCAGTACACAAAACCCAGCTCAGTCTCCTCTCTGGTTCTGGATGAAATATTCTCCATCCAGTACAGCATCTTGAcccccatgttaaaccccatcatctacagcctgaaaaacaaggaggtgaaaATAGCTCTAGGGAAAACGTTGGGGAAATTGAAATTTCTCAAGTAG